The stretch of DNA ATGCAACGACGGACATCACCGAAAACACAAAAGCCCCGTCGGCATTGGCCGACGGGGCCGTGTGCGCTTCTATGGAAGCCGGCTCAACTGCCGCTTTTGGTGGCGGTGGAGTCGGGTGGTTGCTGCAATTTGACGATTTGTTCCTTGGCAAATTCCACATCCTCGCCCTCGGGCCACTTCTTCAGGTACTCCTGATAGGCCGCGATCGCCTCATCCTTCTTGCCGGCGTTGGCGGAGTAGTAGGCGACATAGATCCAGGCCTCGGCGGCCTTCTCGCCCTGCGGCCAGCGGTTGTAGCAATCACGGGCGTGGTTGATGGCGCACTCGAAGTCCTTTTTCTTGCGGCAGCACCAGGCGCGATCAAGGAAAGCGTCATCGGCCAGCCCGCTTTTGTTCTCCGGGTCAACCGTGATCACCGCCGCATAGCGCGCGTCGGCGTCATCGATACGGTTCCATGACAGCAGGCGCTCGGCCAGTTTGTACATGAAGGCCGGATCGGAGGTCTTGTCCTTCTCCTCGGCCAGCATCGAGGCCAGGGTGCCGATGCCCTTCTGGTAATCATCGACGGTGGCGATAAACTCGGCGGGACGGACAAAGCCGAGCGTCCGGTCCACCTGCTCGCCCTTGGCGTTGTAGACCAGGACCGTCGGAGTGCCGACGATGTTGAACTTCTCGCGCATTTCGGGATTCTTGCCAGTCTCGACCTTGGCGAGGATGTAGTTGTTCTTCTTCGCCCAGGCCTGGAAGTCGGGGTTGGCCCATGTGGACTCTGCCAGAGTCCGGCAGGAGCCTCAGCCAAAGCCGTAGAAGTCGACCAGCGCCGGACGTCCCTCTTTGGCCGCCTGCGCCAGCGCCTCCTCGACATTCTTGGACCACATCTCATGGCCGTTGAAGGATTCGTCCCAGCGGGGCTCATCCTTCTTGGCCTCCTCGGCGCGCGAGATGGGGGCCGCAAGAACGGACAATCCCAACGCGAGGGCGGCCGTCCCGAGGATCCACTTGCGGTTTTTCATCACGATGACTCCTTGTAATTATGGTATTCCGTGATGCGTTGACAGTTCGAACCATTCTGTTTTGGGTCGTCAGACCCGATGTCAGGAATAAACAACAATTGCCCCGCAAATGCTCCCGATTATTTTGCCGGGATTTTGCAGTCCTGCCGCGAGGCGCCCTCACCCGCTCCGCTGGCGCGGAGCGACCTCCCCCAGAGGGGGAGGTGAACTTCTTTCCTTCGAGGAATGTGCCCGCTTTGAAAGGGAATGCATCGGATCCCTGCCGCGGGATGCCCTCACCCGCTCCGCTGGCGCGGAGCGACCTCCCCCCGAGGGGGAGGTGAACAAACCTCTCGTTCAGGGGATATACTGGTAGTGCAGGTCGAAGATGGCCGCACGCGCTTCCGGGGAGGGTGGCCGCGGTGGTTTTTGCGGCAGCGTGCTCTCACCTGCCCTCCGGCGCAGAGCGACCTCCTCCCCGAAGGGGAGGTGAACTTCTTTCCTTCCACGAATGTGCCCGCTTTGAAGGGGAATGCATCGGATCCCTGCCGCGGGATGCCCTCACCCGCTCCGCTGGCGCGGAGCGACCTCCCCCAGAGGGGCGGTGAGTTTTCTGATTCCGGAAGAGTGCTCACTCAGGAACTGAAATGTTTGCCCTCATGGCGACTGAAGTGTACTCTTCGCGTTCGATCGCGCATCAGAATTGCGATATGCTCGTTCAGCCATATACGATGAGAGTGCCCCCTACGTCAAAGCCGCAAATGTGAGAAGCATTGAAGTTCACCTCTCCCTTTGGGAGAGGTCGATTCGCCGAAGGCGAATCGGGTGAGGGCACCTCCGCGGCCAAAATGCAACGTCCAGCCCTCCCGAAGTGACCAATCC from bacterium encodes:
- a CDS encoding tetratricopeptide repeat protein, which codes for MAESTWANPDFQAWAKKNNYILAKVETGKNPEMREKFNIVGTPTVLVYNAKGEQVDRTLGFVRPAEFIATVDDYQKGIGTLASMLAEEKDKTSDPAFMYKLAERLLSWNRIDDADARYAAVITVDPENKSGLADDAFLDRAWCCRKKKDFECAINHARDCYNRWPQGEKAAEAWIYVAYYSANAGKKDEAIAAYQEYLKKWPEGEDVEFAKEQIVKLQQPPDSTATKSGS